The following proteins are co-located in the Paenibacillus sp. JNUCC32 genome:
- a CDS encoding transporter substrate-binding domain-containing protein: MAKNWKKVLLAGVVSLSLVATGFAANEVLTSPEVSAKSASTNAPGQLKKQAASQLDEIIERGYIRVGMTGDYKPFTYLNPATKEYEGYDVDAMEELGKDLGVEVRYVNTTWSNMMKDLQADKFDIAVGGVTRNTARQKTAYVSQGYISFGKAPLIRAEDKDKYLTVEDINKPSVRIGVNPGGTNEVFVREHLTKANVTVVPNNLDIPHLVADGTYDVMITDTIEAITYAKADSRLYAALTDKPFTNSEKGYMIPRGDFEYASYLEMWIDEMKLQGKFADIHKKWLE; this comes from the coding sequence ATGGCTAAAAATTGGAAAAAGGTATTACTGGCAGGGGTAGTCAGCTTATCATTGGTAGCAACGGGCTTTGCGGCAAACGAGGTCCTCACATCACCGGAGGTATCGGCTAAATCCGCCTCGACCAATGCACCTGGTCAACTGAAGAAGCAAGCGGCTTCCCAGCTTGACGAAATTATCGAAAGAGGCTACATCCGGGTTGGTATGACAGGGGATTACAAACCGTTTACATATTTGAATCCTGCTACAAAAGAGTATGAAGGTTATGACGTTGACGCCATGGAAGAGCTCGGTAAAGACCTTGGCGTGGAAGTACGCTACGTCAACACGACTTGGTCCAACATGATGAAGGACTTGCAAGCTGATAAGTTCGACATCGCAGTGGGCGGCGTTACCCGCAACACGGCTAGACAAAAAACGGCTTATGTATCCCAAGGGTACATTTCCTTCGGTAAAGCTCCATTGATCCGTGCAGAAGACAAAGACAAATACCTGACGGTTGAAGATATCAATAAACCTTCCGTTCGCATCGGCGTGAATCCGGGCGGAACGAACGAAGTATTCGTGCGCGAGCACTTGACCAAAGCGAATGTGACGGTTGTACCGAACAACCTGGATATCCCGCATTTGGTAGCAGACGGTACGTATGACGTGATGATCACAGATACAATCGAAGCGATTACTTATGCGAAGGCGGATTCCAGACTGTATGCCGCTTTGACGGACAAGCCGTTCACGAACAGCGAAAAAGGCTACATGATCCCTCGCGGCGACTTTGAATATGCAAGCTATCTGGAAATGTGGATCGACGAAATGAAGCTGCAAGGCAAGTTTGCGGACATTCATAAAAAATGGCTGGAGTAG
- a CDS encoding methyl-accepting chemotaxis protein — protein sequence MLKSLKQKMITMICLLLLVSLGSVFAVTYSRSSDLLQESLDKEAQLSAEKLALQIDQFLDVEIAKVESIGKFITGNKEQDLQLIQAAQEVNKEFETFFFSYDLTGKNVINFLGEVTDVSDRVHYQEAGKGEGKLVVSEPVLSKRTGNNIVTMIIPLMKDGKQYGYMGSTLPINEVQKTVSSQTFGDTGYAFLLSKSGTFMWYPQEELVLQSNVKDVDSAGLTKAYEEVSQGRPGEFDYVLEGTEYSAAYAPSNLNWGVFVTAPTHELNAPIKEMSFTLVIISVAALVVSAAAAIWFTAQIVRPIRRLNTAVKEVAAGDLTKTIQVSGKDEVAVLSSDFNQTVSHLKHLVLGVNDSSRQVMSVTETVSSGVDTAMDSVDRIGSSIRQIASGAQAHASSSNEIATSMSDMASGIVKIAETSSMVSEAAQEAASQAETGSVVVEQAVKQIGNIGEGTSKVGTAIERLNERSSEIEQILSFITEVTSRIRLLSLNASIEAARAGEHGRGFAVVAEEVKKLAGQSEVSTDQIAKLITEIREDTINAVQVMDVSRKDVQDGIALIEDVREKFDNILNATRNVADHILEVSAASEEMSAGSEQVSASVEELKSIADLTSNDAQNVTAAMEDQIATIKEISNSVKQLETVAQELSKELGKFSL from the coding sequence ATGCTAAAGAGTCTTAAGCAAAAGATGATTACAATGATTTGTTTGCTCTTGCTAGTCAGTCTTGGATCCGTTTTTGCCGTAACTTACAGTCGGTCATCTGACTTGCTGCAGGAGAGCTTGGACAAGGAAGCTCAGCTTAGCGCGGAGAAGCTTGCGCTTCAGATCGACCAATTTCTTGATGTGGAGATTGCCAAGGTGGAAAGCATCGGGAAATTCATTACGGGTAACAAAGAGCAGGATCTGCAGTTGATTCAGGCTGCGCAGGAAGTGAACAAGGAATTTGAGACCTTCTTCTTCTCGTACGATTTGACGGGGAAGAACGTCATTAACTTTCTGGGCGAGGTGACCGACGTGTCCGACCGCGTCCATTATCAGGAAGCCGGGAAGGGCGAAGGCAAGCTGGTCGTGTCGGAGCCGGTGCTTTCCAAACGGACGGGCAATAACATCGTTACGATGATCATTCCGCTGATGAAGGATGGAAAACAGTACGGCTACATGGGCTCCACCCTTCCGATCAACGAAGTTCAGAAAACAGTATCGTCCCAAACGTTCGGAGACACCGGATATGCCTTTCTTCTGAGCAAATCGGGGACGTTCATGTGGTATCCGCAAGAGGAGCTTGTCCTTCAATCCAACGTGAAGGACGTTGACAGCGCCGGATTAACGAAGGCCTACGAAGAGGTTAGCCAGGGCAGACCAGGCGAGTTCGATTATGTATTGGAAGGTACCGAGTATTCGGCGGCTTATGCACCGTCCAACTTGAACTGGGGGGTCTTCGTGACGGCACCGACCCATGAGCTGAATGCTCCAATCAAGGAGATGTCGTTTACGTTAGTCATTATCTCGGTTGCGGCCCTGGTCGTATCCGCCGCTGCAGCAATTTGGTTCACGGCCCAGATCGTCCGGCCGATCCGCAGGCTCAACACGGCTGTGAAGGAAGTCGCAGCAGGCGATTTGACCAAGACCATTCAGGTTAGCGGCAAGGATGAGGTGGCCGTTCTTTCCAGCGATTTCAACCAGACGGTATCGCATCTGAAGCATCTGGTCCTCGGCGTGAACGATTCCTCCCGGCAGGTCATGTCGGTGACGGAAACCGTCTCGAGCGGGGTCGATACGGCCATGGACAGCGTGGACCGAATCGGATCCTCCATTCGCCAAATTGCCAGCGGAGCGCAAGCTCACGCCTCAAGTTCCAACGAAATCGCTACGTCCATGAGCGACATGGCCAGCGGGATCGTCAAAATCGCCGAGACGTCCTCCATGGTGTCCGAAGCCGCGCAGGAAGCTGCCAGCCAAGCGGAGACCGGATCGGTTGTCGTTGAGCAAGCCGTGAAACAGATCGGCAACATCGGCGAGGGTACATCCAAAGTCGGCACGGCGATCGAGCGTTTGAATGAGCGTTCCTCGGAAATCGAGCAAATTTTGAGCTTTATCACGGAAGTCACCTCCCGGATTCGACTGCTGTCCCTGAACGCTTCCATCGAGGCTGCCAGAGCGGGCGAGCATGGACGAGGCTTTGCGGTCGTGGCTGAAGAAGTCAAGAAGCTGGCGGGACAGTCGGAGGTCTCAACCGATCAGATAGCGAAACTGATTACGGAAATTCGCGAGGACACAATCAACGCCGTACAGGTCATGGACGTCAGCCGTAAGGATGTACAGGACGGCATTGCGTTGATTGAAGATGTGCGCGAGAAATTCGATAACATTCTGAATGCGACCCGCAACGTGGCGGATCACATTCTGGAAGTATCGGCGGCATCCGAAGAAATGTCCGCTGGATCGGAACAGGTCAGCGCTTCGGTTGAAGAGCTGAAATCCATTGCGGATCTGACTTCCAATGATGCACAGAACGTGACGGCTGCCATGGAAGATCAGATTGCAACCATCAAGGAGATTTCAAACTCCGTAAAACAACTGGAGACGGTCGCCCAGGAGCTCAGCAAAGAGCTCGGCAAATTCAGTCTCTAA
- a CDS encoding sn-glycerol-1-phosphate dehydrogenase: protein MTSILSNVRSLAADLPAHQLANLDEVELVQIQHGALDEVAGYLETKRWTSVVMVVDDNTYDHAGRRLSNLLAKSSIGVQVTRLLPDRKGDVIADEVSLVQVILDIQHSGAKAVLAVGGGTIHDISRYAAYTAGVPFISVPTAASVDGFNSKGAPIIIRGEKITIPAIGPSAIFADVDILMAAPSELTAAGFGDMLGKYTSLFDWRFGSLVADEPYLQISADMTKSALSQCVNAVEQIAKRSEEGVRILMGALVESGLAMLLFGQSHPASGSEHHLSHYWEMEFIRLGKKQLLHGAKVGAACVEISKLYHRIGEQGIELNGGSSPGAEDIERRMALHWNDIRSHITHLPEPEVLGDLMRMVGGPAGVSELPIGDGLLERSLAEAHKVRYSRYTLLHAYNEQRSLFVH, encoded by the coding sequence ATGACCTCCATTTTATCGAATGTCCGGAGTCTAGCGGCGGATTTACCGGCCCATCAGCTTGCGAATCTGGACGAAGTAGAGCTGGTTCAGATCCAGCACGGAGCGTTAGACGAGGTGGCGGGCTACCTTGAGACGAAACGGTGGACCTCGGTGGTCATGGTCGTGGACGATAATACCTATGACCATGCGGGCCGGAGGCTTTCGAATCTCCTCGCGAAATCATCGATTGGGGTCCAGGTCACCCGGCTGCTTCCGGACCGGAAGGGAGATGTCATCGCGGATGAAGTATCCCTGGTCCAGGTCATATTGGATATCCAGCATAGCGGGGCGAAGGCGGTGCTGGCGGTAGGCGGAGGGACGATTCACGATATTAGCCGGTACGCCGCCTATACCGCGGGCGTTCCGTTCATCTCCGTACCTACGGCCGCATCGGTGGATGGATTTAATTCCAAGGGAGCGCCGATCATTATACGGGGCGAGAAGATAACGATTCCGGCCATCGGACCGAGCGCGATATTCGCGGACGTCGATATTCTCATGGCTGCTCCCTCCGAGTTAACCGCGGCCGGATTCGGGGATATGCTGGGCAAGTACACATCGCTGTTCGACTGGAGGTTTGGCAGTTTGGTGGCCGACGAGCCCTATTTGCAAATTTCGGCGGATATGACGAAATCCGCGCTCAGCCAGTGCGTGAACGCGGTGGAACAGATTGCGAAGCGGAGCGAGGAGGGCGTACGCATCTTGATGGGGGCGCTCGTCGAATCCGGACTGGCGATGCTGCTGTTCGGTCAATCCCATCCGGCTTCGGGTTCGGAGCATCACCTGTCCCATTATTGGGAGATGGAGTTTATCCGTCTGGGGAAGAAACAGCTGCTGCACGGTGCCAAAGTAGGAGCCGCTTGCGTGGAAATCTCGAAGCTGTATCATCGTATCGGAGAGCAGGGGATCGAGCTGAACGGAGGCTCCTCCCCGGGTGCGGAAGATATAGAACGGCGAATGGCGCTGCACTGGAACGACATCCGGTCGCATATTACGCATCTCCCGGAGCCGGAAGTGCTGGGCGATCTGATGCGCATGGTAGGCGGACCGGCCGGGGTGTCGGAGCTTCCGATCGGAGATGGGCTGCTGGAACGGAGCCTGGCTGAGGCCCACAAGGTTCGATACAGCCGCTACACGCTGCTCCATGCTTACAACGAACAAAGATCCTTATTTGTCCATTAA
- a CDS encoding glycerophosphodiester phosphodiesterase family protein, whose translation MIERLREPSSMMVAAHRGYKSAYPENTLLAFRKALELGVDMLEFDLRLTKDKEVVVIHDATVQRTTNGAGEVRDYTLVELKALDAGGWFAREFEGLKIPTLAELCELLREYPEVLCNVEIKPSPDAQEAADLAIDMLNRYGYLPRCVFTCFDAQVLTYIHETHGQKTQGFPGEKMSGFDFGEEGTYAKMWGIGVEMSLLTPELVARFQAQGLLVWSYCPDDEQGVRYSLECGVTGMTCNDPLPAMAVTGKKGTRI comes from the coding sequence ATGATCGAACGACTACGGGAGCCATCCTCTATGATGGTGGCTGCACATCGCGGGTATAAATCGGCTTATCCGGAAAATACGCTGCTGGCCTTTCGCAAGGCATTGGAGTTAGGCGTTGACATGCTGGAGTTTGATCTTCGGCTGACGAAGGATAAGGAGGTGGTGGTTATCCATGATGCAACGGTTCAGCGTACGACCAATGGCGCCGGCGAGGTAAGGGATTACACGCTTGTGGAGCTGAAGGCTTTGGATGCGGGCGGCTGGTTTGCCCGGGAATTCGAAGGCTTGAAGATCCCGACGCTTGCGGAGCTTTGCGAACTGCTTCGGGAATACCCCGAGGTTCTGTGCAACGTGGAGATTAAGCCCAGTCCCGATGCCCAAGAGGCCGCCGACCTGGCGATTGACATGCTGAACCGGTACGGGTACCTGCCGCGCTGCGTATTCACCTGCTTCGATGCTCAGGTTCTGACCTATATCCATGAAACGCATGGCCAGAAGACTCAGGGGTTTCCGGGCGAGAAAATGTCCGGCTTTGACTTCGGGGAGGAGGGCACCTACGCCAAAATGTGGGGGATCGGCGTGGAGATGTCACTGCTTACGCCGGAACTCGTTGCCCGGTTCCAGGCACAGGGGCTGCTGGTCTGGAGCTATTGCCCGGACGATGAGCAGGGCGTCCGGTATTCGCTGGAGTGCGGGGTTACCGGCATGACCTGCAATGACCCGCTGCCGGCGATGGCGGTAACCGGAAAGAAGGGTACGCGGATATGA
- a CDS encoding ABC transporter substrate-binding protein, whose translation MKSKWYTRLSVILLFSLLAACGGGGSAEPGEAPGSGGTEAPSGDKGKTTVQFWHSLGGKNGEYMDALIQRFNASHEDIEVVGTFQGSYDETVTKLQQAIASGTGPDVSMLERAYIQMFADSEVLEDLTPFLEGSGISPDDFTAGLMGHSTFNDQLVSLPLNRSTPILHVNKTLLDELGLQIPTTWEEMKEVANALVVKEGSEYKRYGVTMPYDTWYPIAMISQAGGTFFNDDNTSIGFSDNGAGAKMFTYLKDLQSTGALYYPPAQDSGNIVNSMFVEGKVGMMYQSTGSIGGLSSAVDFDYVTAFLPKDEVYANPTGGANVTMLSSSKNKEAAWEFIRWMEMEEEGALEFILQSGYLPFTKKMVESEKIQELWAKEPNRKVAYDQLEFATDTNKDVAWPEIMHEFFSAMEAIMYDSKDIPATLDTFKKETERILAQ comes from the coding sequence ATGAAATCCAAATGGTATACACGCCTATCCGTCATCCTGCTGTTCAGTTTGCTTGCCGCATGCGGTGGAGGAGGTTCGGCCGAGCCCGGCGAAGCACCGGGAAGCGGGGGAACCGAAGCCCCGTCCGGAGACAAGGGGAAAACCACGGTGCAGTTCTGGCACTCGCTGGGAGGCAAGAACGGGGAATACATGGATGCGCTCATTCAGCGCTTTAATGCATCCCATGAGGATATCGAAGTCGTAGGCACCTTCCAGGGCAGCTACGACGAAACGGTAACCAAGCTGCAGCAGGCGATTGCATCCGGCACCGGCCCGGATGTCAGCATGCTCGAGCGAGCCTACATCCAGATGTTCGCCGATTCGGAGGTCCTTGAGGATCTGACGCCTTTTCTTGAAGGCTCCGGCATCAGCCCAGACGACTTCACTGCCGGTTTAATGGGACACTCCACCTTCAATGATCAATTGGTGTCGCTGCCGCTGAACCGTTCCACCCCGATCCTGCACGTGAACAAAACCTTGCTGGATGAGCTCGGGCTTCAAATCCCGACGACATGGGAGGAAATGAAGGAGGTCGCGAACGCGCTGGTCGTCAAGGAAGGCAGCGAGTATAAGCGATACGGCGTCACGATGCCCTACGACACATGGTATCCGATTGCCATGATTTCGCAAGCCGGCGGCACGTTCTTCAATGACGACAATACGTCGATCGGCTTTTCGGATAACGGTGCCGGAGCCAAAATGTTCACTTACCTGAAAGACCTGCAAAGCACGGGCGCTTTGTATTATCCGCCCGCTCAGGATTCCGGCAACATCGTAAACAGCATGTTTGTGGAAGGCAAAGTCGGGATGATGTACCAATCCACGGGATCGATCGGCGGATTGTCCAGCGCGGTGGATTTCGATTACGTGACGGCATTCCTGCCTAAGGACGAAGTATATGCGAATCCGACCGGAGGCGCGAACGTCACGATGCTGTCTTCTTCCAAGAACAAGGAAGCGGCATGGGAGTTCATTCGGTGGATGGAGATGGAAGAGGAAGGCGCGCTTGAATTTATTTTGCAATCCGGTTACCTGCCTTTCACGAAGAAGATGGTGGAGTCGGAGAAGATCCAAGAACTGTGGGCCAAAGAACCGAACCGCAAAGTCGCCTATGATCAGCTGGAATTCGCTACGGATACCAATAAGGATGTGGCATGGCCTGAGATTATGCATGAGTTCTTCTCGGCCATGGAAGCGATCATGTATGACAGCAAGGATATCCCGGCGACGCTGGATACCTTCAAGAAAGAGACGGAACGGATTTTGGCCCAATAA
- a CDS encoding carbohydrate ABC transporter permease gives MKTFDLKIVWTALGYLLKAAVLMIFIFPFLWMISTSLQTFRETMTFPPTWVPASPQWGNFAEAMNAGPFLTYFRNSVVVTGSIIVLQFLIMIPAAYAFAKYKFPGKTLLFGMILLAFMIPGQVTFIPVYLMMADWGLVKTLLPQIIPFVSNAFGIFLLRQYFMQIPEEIIEAARLDNASEFKIIRKIMIPMSKPALATIALFSFVSHWNDYFWPLVMTDSAAVRPLTLGIAMLRETEGISNWHIIMAGNVILVVPILLVYLFCSKHIVKAFVYSGIK, from the coding sequence TTGAAGACCTTTGACTTAAAAATCGTATGGACGGCGCTGGGCTATTTGCTGAAGGCTGCAGTGCTCATGATTTTCATCTTTCCGTTCCTGTGGATGATCTCCACATCGCTCCAGACATTCCGGGAGACGATGACGTTTCCGCCGACGTGGGTTCCGGCTTCGCCGCAGTGGGGGAATTTCGCGGAAGCGATGAATGCGGGGCCTTTCCTGACCTATTTCAGGAACTCGGTTGTCGTCACCGGTTCCATCATCGTACTGCAGTTCCTGATCATGATTCCGGCCGCGTATGCTTTTGCCAAGTATAAATTCCCGGGAAAAACGCTGCTGTTCGGCATGATCCTGCTGGCCTTCATGATCCCGGGACAGGTTACGTTCATTCCGGTTTATCTGATGATGGCGGATTGGGGATTGGTCAAAACCCTGCTCCCGCAGATCATTCCGTTCGTTTCGAATGCCTTCGGCATCTTCCTGCTGCGGCAATACTTCATGCAGATTCCGGAGGAAATCATCGAAGCGGCCCGTCTGGATAACGCCAGCGAGTTCAAAATCATCCGGAAGATCATGATCCCCATGTCGAAGCCGGCACTCGCCACCATTGCGCTGTTCAGCTTCGTCAGTCATTGGAACGACTATTTCTGGCCGCTTGTCATGACCGATTCGGCAGCCGTCCGGCCGCTGACCTTGGGGATCGCCATGCTGCGGGAGACCGAGGGCATCAGCAACTGGCATATCATCATGGCCGGCAACGTGATTCTGGTGGTGCCCATCCTGCTCGTATATTTGTTCTGTTCGAAGCACATCGTGAAGGCTTTTGTTTATTCAGGCATTAAATAA
- a CDS encoding carbohydrate ABC transporter permease, whose product MDKRRIWEGIRPYVLIAPAMAGILLFVMYPVGYLIYLSLFKYNLMNKDKSKFVGLDNFTQILGRGDFYKALWNTSVYTAGVVILTMLLSLLIAVWLNKKGRFNSIVQAGIFTPHVVSIVSISLVWLWLMEPNQGLLNYLLKLVGLPPSAWLQSSKTALISVIIVSVWQAIGYYTLIIVAALQSISPSIYEAAALDNASKFKVFYKITLPMISPQLFFILIIMTIGSFKVFDTVQVMTGGGPNNATTTLVYYIYGFRTTNIGYSAATGVVLMAIIGLLTFIYFRLLSKKVHYQ is encoded by the coding sequence ATGGATAAGAGGAGGATCTGGGAAGGGATCAGGCCCTATGTGCTGATCGCGCCAGCCATGGCGGGTATCCTGCTGTTCGTGATGTATCCGGTAGGTTATTTGATTTACTTAAGCTTGTTCAAATACAACCTGATGAACAAAGACAAGAGCAAATTTGTCGGATTGGACAATTTCACGCAGATTCTGGGGCGCGGGGATTTCTACAAAGCACTCTGGAACACCTCCGTCTATACGGCCGGGGTCGTCATTTTGACCATGCTGCTGTCCCTGCTGATCGCCGTATGGCTGAACAAGAAAGGCCGTTTCAATTCGATCGTCCAGGCCGGGATTTTCACGCCGCACGTCGTATCCATCGTATCGATCTCGCTGGTCTGGCTGTGGCTGATGGAGCCGAATCAAGGACTGCTCAATTATCTGCTCAAGCTGGTTGGACTCCCGCCGTCGGCATGGCTTCAAAGCTCCAAGACCGCGTTGATATCGGTCATTATCGTGTCGGTCTGGCAGGCCATCGGCTATTATACCCTGATTATCGTGGCAGCCTTGCAGAGCATATCGCCGAGCATTTATGAAGCGGCCGCGCTGGATAATGCGAGCAAGTTCAAGGTGTTTTACAAAATCACACTGCCGATGATCTCGCCGCAGCTGTTTTTTATTCTCATCATCATGACGATCGGCTCCTTCAAGGTATTCGATACCGTTCAGGTGATGACAGGCGGAGGACCAAACAATGCAACGACGACGCTTGTGTATTACATATACGGATTCCGAACGACCAATATCGGTTATTCGGCGGCGACAGGCGTTGTGCTCATGGCCATTATCGGATTGCTCACGTTCATCTATTTCCGGCTGTTATCCAAGAAGGTCCACTATCAATAA
- a CDS encoding ABC transporter ATP-binding protein yields the protein MASIEFVKVSKSFDRQTVIQDLDLTIEDGKFTVLVGPSGCGKTTLLRMIAGIDPQTSGSVLIDGKDVTRIAPGKRGVAMVFQNYAIYPTMSVRENIEFGLVNNKVPKAERKRLVETIGATVGLNDYLDRKPSTLSGGQRQRVALARAMVKDPSVFLMDEPLSNLDAKLRVQMRIELIELHKKLGTTFVYVTHDQIEAMSMADTIVLMNKGVIQQEAPPEVVYRKPSNLFAAQFIGVPPMNIAPLGDDRATFGFRPESVVIGTEPESFHYTAKGEIITREMLGSETIYQVKTTDGHAFMVKCPDDRYHVDQQVCLGVPADQLFFFGSDENRVDEKDNRHREFMERLRGLAHG from the coding sequence TTGGCATCCATTGAATTTGTGAAAGTGAGCAAGTCGTTTGATCGTCAAACCGTCATACAGGACTTGGATCTTACCATCGAGGACGGAAAATTCACCGTCCTGGTCGGCCCTTCAGGGTGCGGGAAAACAACGCTCCTAAGGATGATCGCGGGCATAGACCCTCAAACCTCCGGTTCCGTTCTGATCGACGGCAAGGATGTCACGCGCATTGCACCGGGGAAGCGCGGCGTGGCCATGGTGTTTCAGAACTACGCCATTTACCCGACGATGTCGGTCCGCGAGAATATCGAATTCGGCCTCGTGAACAATAAGGTTCCCAAAGCCGAGCGTAAGCGACTGGTGGAAACCATAGGGGCAACCGTGGGACTGAACGATTATTTAGACCGCAAGCCCTCCACCTTGTCCGGCGGACAACGGCAGCGGGTGGCTTTAGCCCGGGCCATGGTTAAGGATCCGTCCGTCTTCCTGATGGATGAACCGTTGTCCAATCTGGACGCCAAGCTGAGGGTTCAGATGCGGATCGAGCTGATCGAGCTGCACAAGAAGCTCGGGACGACCTTTGTTTACGTGACCCATGACCAAATTGAGGCCATGTCGATGGCGGATACCATCGTGCTGATGAACAAAGGGGTCATTCAGCAGGAGGCGCCGCCCGAAGTGGTGTACCGCAAGCCCAGCAATCTGTTTGCGGCCCAGTTCATCGGGGTTCCTCCCATGAACATTGCGCCGCTGGGGGACGATCGCGCGACGTTCGGGTTCCGTCCGGAAAGCGTTGTGATCGGCACGGAACCGGAATCGTTTCACTACACGGCCAAGGGCGAGATCATCACGCGAGAAATGCTGGGCTCCGAGACGATTTATCAGGTGAAGACGACCGATGGTCATGCATTCATGGTGAAATGTCCGGATGACAGATACCATGTCGATCAGCAGGTCTGTCTCGGCGTGCCGGCCGACCAATTGTTTTTCTTCGGTTCGGATGAGAACCGGGTGGACGAGAAGGACAACCGCCACAGGGAGTTCATGGAGCGGCTGAGAGGGCTGGCCCATGGATAA
- a CDS encoding DeoR/GlpR family DNA-binding transcription regulator, with the protein MLAHERKKRIIDYVRQYRTATVAALASEFGVHTATIRRDLAEIEQEGALKRTHGGVIMEQWTHNEPSFNERTNFHRDEKIRIGQLAASLVEDGENIIIDSGTTTLHIATHLVHRSDITVITNDMNVAVELRDAPGIKVILTGGELYPSSYMLNGMFTDHVLKSLHVEKAFIGTPALHPQHGLMHPEALLVPAKQNMIQAAGEIVVVTDHSKIGKLSLHTVAPNSAIHTLVTGSEASDSDVKPFQDRGITVYRV; encoded by the coding sequence TTGCTGGCACACGAACGAAAGAAAAGGATCATTGATTACGTAAGGCAATACCGTACGGCAACGGTTGCCGCCCTGGCATCCGAATTCGGCGTCCATACGGCCACCATTCGCCGCGATCTGGCGGAGATTGAACAGGAAGGCGCTTTGAAGCGCACGCATGGCGGAGTCATCATGGAGCAATGGACGCATAACGAGCCATCCTTTAATGAACGGACCAACTTTCATCGGGACGAAAAAATACGCATCGGCCAGCTCGCGGCTTCACTTGTGGAAGACGGGGAAAATATCATCATCGATTCGGGGACAACCACCCTTCATATTGCTACGCATCTTGTGCACCGCTCGGACATTACCGTCATAACCAACGATATGAACGTTGCCGTCGAACTTCGCGATGCTCCGGGCATCAAAGTCATCCTGACCGGCGGGGAGCTGTACCCCTCGAGCTATATGCTAAACGGCATGTTTACCGACCATGTGCTGAAATCCCTGCATGTTGAGAAAGCGTTCATCGGCACCCCTGCCCTGCATCCCCAGCATGGCCTCATGCACCCGGAGGCGCTGCTCGTCCCGGCCAAGCAGAACATGATTCAGGCCGCCGGCGAAATTGTCGTAGTCACCGACCACAGCAAGATCGGCAAGCTGTCCCTGCATACGGTCGCTCCCAACAGCGCCATTCATACACTCGTTACCGGCAGCGAGGCTTCCGACTCGGATGTCAAGCCTTTTCAGGATCGGGGTATCACCGTTTACAGGGTTTGA
- a CDS encoding lytic polysaccharide monooxygenase: protein MTLSLPNKAWLKNLIIAGSTMLLMTLFMVLFADKASAHGYVDSPGSRAILCKQGQNTDCGAIVYEPQSLEAPKGWPNAGPADGKIASAGGAFPKLDEQSATRWSKVSISPGTTTFQWHLTANHATASWKYYITKDGWDQNAPLSRASFDLTPFCSINYGGVKPPTNYASTCNVPAKSGYHVILAVWEVADTANAFYNVIDVDFGGGGTPNPGVPAPTGLTSPSQTSSSVSLAWTASTGASSYEIYRNGSLVGTSTSTSYTNTGLTAGTSYTYTVVAVSSSGSKSSASAPLTVSTSGSSTTYPAWSATAVYLGGSKVSHNGVNYEAKWWTQGETPGSAEVWKVIP from the coding sequence ATGACTTTAAGTTTGCCGAACAAAGCTTGGCTCAAGAATTTGATCATTGCTGGTTCCACGATGTTGTTGATGACCTTGTTCATGGTTTTATTTGCGGATAAAGCTTCTGCCCACGGATATGTCGATTCTCCAGGAAGCCGCGCCATTCTGTGTAAGCAGGGGCAAAACACCGATTGCGGTGCCATCGTGTATGAGCCGCAAAGCTTGGAAGCTCCTAAAGGCTGGCCGAACGCAGGTCCCGCCGATGGCAAAATCGCGAGTGCAGGCGGCGCGTTCCCTAAACTCGATGAGCAGTCCGCAACTCGCTGGAGCAAAGTAAGCATTTCCCCGGGAACCACGACGTTCCAATGGCATTTGACGGCCAACCATGCGACGGCAAGCTGGAAATACTACATTACGAAAGACGGCTGGGATCAAAATGCTCCGCTGAGCAGAGCTTCGTTCGATCTGACGCCTTTCTGCTCCATTAACTACGGCGGCGTAAAACCTCCGACAAACTATGCATCCACATGTAACGTTCCTGCCAAGTCCGGTTACCATGTCATTCTGGCGGTATGGGAAGTAGCTGACACGGCTAACGCTTTCTATAACGTCATCGATGTAGACTTCGGCGGTGGCGGAACTCCGAACCCAGGCGTTCCTGCACCGACAGGACTTACTTCCCCATCCCAAACAAGCAGCAGCGTATCCTTGGCATGGACAGCTTCCACCGGGGCTTCCAGTTATGAAATCTACCGTAACGGATCCCTTGTGGGTACATCGACTTCAACCTCTTATACCAACACGGGGCTAACCGCAGGAACGTCCTATACGTACACTGTGGTAGCCGTCAGCAGCTCAGGCAGTAAATCATCCGCATCGGCTCCGCTTACGGTTTCAACATCCGGAAGTTCCACGACCTATCCGGCATGGAGCGCAACAGCCGTTTATTTAGGCGGCAGCAAAGTCAGCCACAATGGCGTGAACTATGAAGCAAAATGGTGGACTCAAGGCGAAACACCTGGATCTGCCGAAGTTTGGAAGGTTATCCCTTAA